Genomic DNA from Alicyclobacillus fastidiosus:
GCATCGTTTTGTCCTTTTTCGGCAAAGCCAGAGACCGTGCGACATTCGCCGTGACGAGCTCTTGCTGCTCGAGAAAATCGAAAAAGGATCTGTAACACGACAGCCTTCTGGCGACAGAGGACTTGCTCACACCGCGCGTCATCTCACCCGCGAGGAAGCCACGAAGGCCGCGCACGCTAATGGCCTCCGGGTGGTCAATGCCCTCCGCCTTGAGGTAATTGAGCAGCAACGTCAAATCCTTTTCGTATGCCGTCAGCGTTTGCGGACTCCATTTTTGACGCCGCGCCAGTAAAAACGCAGCTTTGCATTCGTCCAGTTGCATCGTCACACCTTCAGGGATTCAATCTCTCGCCCGAGCGCGGCCAATGCCCTGTCTGCATGCGCCTGATTGCGCTCGCGCTTATCCTTAATCCGTTGGTCCAGCGGTGGAAACAGTCCAAACGTCGCGTTCATCGGTTGGAAATTCTCAGCTGAAGTATGCGTGATGTAGTGTGCCAAACTGCCAATCGCCGTGACGTCCGGCATGACGACTGGTGCCTTTGACGCCGCTACGCGGGCGGCGTTGATTCCAGCGATAAGGCCAGCGGCTGCAGACTCCACATATCCTTCCACCCCGGTGATTTGACCAGCAAAAAACAGATTTTCTCTGGCCTTCGTCTGATAGGTCGGATGAAGGATTTGTGGGCTGTTAATATACGTATTCCGGTGCATCACGCCGTAACGCACGATTTCCGCATTTTCGAGCCCTGGAATCATACTGAAAACCCGCTTCTGCTCTCCCCATTTGAGGTGCGTTTGGAACCCGACTAGATTGAACAAGGTGGCAGCACCGTTGTCCTGCCGAAGTTGCACGACAGCGTACGGCCGCTTGCCCGTCTTCGGATCGCGCAGGCCAACCGGTTTCATCGGACCAAACAGCATGGTTTGCTTCCCGCGTTCGGCCATCACTTCGATCGGCATACACCCCTCAAAGTAGCGCTCCTCTTCAAAATCCTTCAAAGATGCGCGCTCAGCGTGGATCAACGCGTCGTAGAACGCCTCAAACTGCTCCTGGTCCATCGGACAGTTCAAGTATGCAGCTTCCCCTTTATCGTAACGCGATTGCAGAAACACCTTGTCCATGTCGACGGATTCCTTCGTGACAATCGGTGCAGCCGCATCGAAGAAGTACAGGTAATCCTGTCCGATAAACCGCTTGATATCCTCCGACAAAGCGGCAGAAGTCAGTGGACCAGTCGCTACGATGGTGATGCCATCTTCCGGGATCTTCGTCACTTCCTCACGCCGCACTTCGACGTTTGGATGACCGCTGACGAGTTCCGTCACCCGCGCGGAAAACCGCTCGCGGTCTACTGCCAGCGCACCGCCTGCGGGCACGCTGTGCTCATCGGCCGCTTGAATGATGACCGAGTTGAGGCGGCGCATCTCCTCCTTCAAGAGTCCGACGGCATTGGTGATAGCCGCCGCGCGAAGAGAATTGGTACATACGAGTTCAGCAAACTCCTGCGTGTGGTGCGCAGGTGTCTGTTTGACAGGTCGCAT
This window encodes:
- the trmFO gene encoding FADH(2)-oxidizing methylenetetrahydrofolate--tRNA-(uracil(54)-C(5))-methyltransferase TrmFO, with product MLAKLKVTVIGAGLAGSEAAWQAAQAGADVTLYEMRPVKQTPAHHTQEFAELVCTNSLRAAAITNAVGLLKEEMRRLNSVIIQAADEHSVPAGGALAVDRERFSARVTELVSGHPNVEVRREEVTKIPEDGITIVATGPLTSAALSEDIKRFIGQDYLYFFDAAAPIVTKESVDMDKVFLQSRYDKGEAAYLNCPMDQEQFEAFYDALIHAERASLKDFEEERYFEGCMPIEVMAERGKQTMLFGPMKPVGLRDPKTGKRPYAVVQLRQDNGAATLFNLVGFQTHLKWGEQKRVFSMIPGLENAEIVRYGVMHRNTYINSPQILHPTYQTKARENLFFAGQITGVEGYVESAAAGLIAGINAARVAASKAPVVMPDVTAIGSLAHYITHTSAENFQPMNATFGLFPPLDQRIKDKRERNQAHADRALAALGREIESLKV